The window CATCCTTGGGTgcatcaaacaaacaaacattacCCAGCTTGTCAAGAGAGTTGATTATGCCGCTATATTCAACATTTGTGTGGCCTCACCTTGAGGGATGTGTGCTCTTCTGGGCCTCAAAATTTAGAAAGGTTATTAAGGTTTTTGACTATGTTCTGATGAGGACCAACAAATCTTGTTAAAGAGCTGGAAGGCATGATCTGTGAGGAGGGACTGAGAACTTTGTCTCCTTctgagaaaaggaggctgagatgCAAACTGAGCTCTCTTACAGCTTTTTGAGGAGGGGAACTGGAAGGAGAGGTGCTGAACTCTTCTCTCTGGTTTGGAAGCATCGGAATGGTTTAAAGGATAATCAGAATAGGTTTAGACTGGACATTAGGGAGCGGTGTTTTACCGAGCATATGGTCAGACACTTGAACAGGCTTCCTAGAGAGGTGCTTGATCTCCCAGGCTCATCAGTGTCATTTGACAGTTCAGTGAGAAGAGTATACATCCAGTATGTTTCCAGCAAGACTAGTTTGAGACTGCTGCCACCTCAGTCTTGATGCTGGTAATTTTGGTGTGTATTCTATTAAGATCCTGGTTTGGAAACAATTAAATGATTTTGTAAAGTTAAAGATTCATTTAGCCTTTGTTTTTTAATAGGTTAAATGACAGTGAAATGGAAAGGCATCACTTCAAAGATCAAGATACCTACTCTGACAAGTCTGATAAGGAAAATGACCACGACCATGAGGAATCTGACAATGATGGTTTGGGGAAAAGTGAAGAAAGCGATAGTGACACATCGGAGCGACAGGATGATTCTTATGTCGATCCAGAACCAATTGATATCAAGGAAACCATTTACTTAGAACAGAATCATGAAGAACTTGGGGAGGTAAAAGTGCTGTTGATGTACTGAGTAAGCAGTTTCTCCAAATAGCAAGCTGATGTTTTAAGGGTCAGGCTCCACTTGAAAGCTGACTTGCAGGATtggctttcatattttcagcaATAAAATATAGGAAAGGTTCTGTTCACCCAtattctgctctgctttgccaCTCTTGTGCTGAGATTTTAACAGCAATAAGGAAATTACCTAGTGTATTGCTCAGACAGAGGGTACAGAAAGGGTGACCTGCAGCAGAAGTTCATCATGACTACTTGTTCTTTTGTTGTTAAACTTCTGTTTGGCTTTTATTAACTTAGACCTGTTCTTTTCTTTAAGTAAAAATCTTTGAAATGAAGGTTTGAATGCAACCtgacacttctttttttcctcctgtaagAGAGAAGTTAAGCAGTTGTAGTCTGCAGAATTTAGTGGAAGGCTTGCTGTGCTTCTGATGTCACCTTGCATTCTAATGATTCCCCAGAGCTGCTATTCCACTTCTGCAGGTTGTTTTATGTATTTGCCTATACACGGAAATATGACAGGGATTTGTAAACCAAAAATCGTGGTAACAGAAATCAAAATTAGTCTTTTCACAaatctcctcttttttcttaaGAGAAATGActgtgagatattttttttttctactcatGGAACTTGAATATCTTACACTTTAGTGCTTTCTAGTACCATGTCTAGACAGCAATATTTGAGAAAAAGCTGAGGAGTTTTAAGTGACAGAGTTTTGAGTATGTGTTTTAGAACtgttctggaaaaaaggatgccTTTCCTTGCTTTCCCTACAACCATTGCTCTTGATTTCAGCAACTATATGGGATAATATCTCCCCTCTTGGACAGAAAGGAGCATGGAGTGTGGCTGCTGGTTTTGCTCAGTTACCCCTaagttgtgtattttttttttttaaggaaaaccaCTGATGGTGCTGACTGATCCCAGACAGTGAAAAGTGTAGACATGCCATCTTTTATGGTTAGGAAGAGCTGGAAGAATGACCAGCCCTTTGGTGTCTAAGTCCTGCATTTGAGAAGAGAGTAATGCAGGTGATGCCTAGGGAAGGACTAAGGAAGGATTTCTGAACCACATTCTATCTCAAATTTTTCCAGGCTAGAGATAATGTAAAccaaatgcagtttttaatgCTGAATAGTAGATCTGTCATACTTCATTAAAGATGTATCATAAGTGCATTTATAGAAACTTGATCTAACTTCCATAGTTGCTTTAGCATCTCAGAGTGGTTTATTTTAAGTATCCATTTCCCATTCTCACTGCAACCTTAGAATGTGTTGACCTGTCTTTTGGAGGATTGTTTGCTTTGTCCTTTCTGTAAGCAGTTTTTTGGTTCATCCTAGGCAGGTGAGGCTGCTCAGACAGAAGAAGtgtcagaagaaaacaaaagtttgATTTGGACACTGTTGAAGCAAGTCAGGCCAGGAATGGACTTGTCCAAGGTTGTACTGCCTACATTTATTTTGGAACCTCGCTCTTTCCTGGACAAGCTGTCTGATTACTACTACCATGCAGACTTTCTGTCTGAGTAAGTCAATCCAGTCTCTGGTTTTCATCcttaccattttttaaaattaaaacagtgtCAGATACTGTCATTTTCTGAAAGCTAACTGCCATGAGAGGTCATATAATACATCTTGAAGTCTGGCCCTTCTTACAATTTAATAGTAGTCATGTTGCAGGCGTTTCTGGTTTAGCTTCTGAAGACTGGTTGAAAGACTTCAGAAAATtagttcaattttttttcttcaagaagcatattttaaatgagaaacCAATactagttattttttttaattcagtgttaTTTTCTGTCCATATTTATAGTTGCCTGCTCAAATGTAGCTAATAAATTAAAGACTGTAAATTGAAATATTATTCAGCTCAGAGCTCTGCATGTAAGCAGGCTGGTAGTAAAAAGATACCAAAGTAGTAAACTAAATGGAAGAACTTGAGTGGAGGTGGGGCAGAATTTAACATTGCAAAGAACAGACTCAAATATGGAAATACCATTTCTGGTATTTTTGTTTGACTTCAATTTTCAGacaattatttgaaaattttaaatttggtGAGATTGGACTGAAAGTTTTGCAGTAGTACAAATCACAGACCTTCTTTTAGTCAGCTCATACATTGAAGATATGTCACAACAATTGATAGCATGTTATAAGTGATGCAATACTGATACTTGATCTGTGTGTTGTgtttcacagagctgctcttgaAGAGAATGCTTACAACCGCATGAAAAAAGTAGTGAAATGGTATTTATCAGGATTCTACAAAAAGCCAAAGGTATACTTTCACATATTATTTTGTCTTTAGTCATTGCGTCTAGTTTGAGGACTCAGGGATATACTGGAgtaagtttttctttttaaatttaatgcactttttaaaaaatcaaagttAAGTTTGCATTGCTTACAGAAACACATAATGGAAATTTTTGGTCCCTAGCCATTCAATTCAAGCTATATTCAATTGCATTTGTCCCTTGGAGTAGAAGTTGAACTAAATGTTTTTTTATGAAGTTGAGCCAGCTCTATATTTATCATTCTTCAGTGATATAAGTCTGAAATTGGAGGACTAATGTTTCCACCACATCATTTAGCTTTGCACTAAATATTCTTCATAGTCATGTTGTTGGGAAATAGTGCTGACAGAAAGTACTTACTACCTAACTTAGGATAAAAGCTCTGTAATAAttctacaaaaacaaaaaaaccccttataTTCTGTGTGTCCTTACATGTAGAATAGTTTATTTGCTATACTGAATGTATGATGATTTCCTTAGAATGAAGAGCAGACTAATTGAGCATAATATTCAAATGATGAAATCAAGTACCATGTACTTTAGCATATATatgataataattttttttcctgtgtgtctTATCTTCAATGATAGACTGATAAAGTGTTTTGTGACCTGTGTAAGTGCACAGTATGGTTACTCTCTATTCAATTTCTGTTTAGGGACTAAAAAAGCCGTACAATCCGATACTTGGGGAGTTTTTCCGCTGCATGTGGATTCATCCAAGGACAAACAGCAAGACTTTTTATATTGCAGAACAGGTAGATGCActaactggaaaaaatattttaaagaaaaataaatgcagtgtATATTTTTGCTAGTTAAATGCTATGGTAGTTTCAGAAAATATattgaagtcttcaaatagcATCCTAAAACCTCTCCCAGTGAGCATAGTTTTCTTACAGATGTCTCTTTTAAGTGTGTCTTCctaaagagagagagggaagaaagtGTTTCCAGTACTTCTGTTCCTCTTCCCCTGGAACAAGTTATTGGCTGATTTTCTTAATTCTTGAAATTCAGTAGGTGATTGCTTGATTTTTATCTCTAAAGGTTTTAGTCAAACTGTTCATGTATTAACTGCACTCTAATATGTGCAGCCTGAATTTTGCATTGTCATTATTAGCTCaacatttatattatatttactatattgcttgtttttgtttttctcaaataTGTGTGTTGTTTTTCCAACAGGTGTCACATCATCCTCCAGTATCTGCCTTCTATGTTAGCAACCGTAAAGATGGTTTTTGCCTTAGTGGTAGCATTCTGGCCAAATCAAAATTCTATGGTAaataatggggttttttttgcttgtatGTGTATTGAGGCATGCAAAATTGGTGCACGTGAGCTATGTTTTGTGGATGAAAGGCTTTTAGAAGGGTCAGTGTTTTGCTTGTTGTATTGTCCTTTCCTTACAAAGTTCTTGCTACtggttttcagaattttaatttctatttttgaatgttttctatgtttgaatattatttttatgttttagtttttaattgGAGAATGCTATGTATTAAAGTGGCTCCACTAGACAGGGTAGGTTGCAGTGTTAaatatactgatttttttaattgtattgcTTAGTTATTATTAGGAAATTATTACTGATGTCTTGCAGGGTGAGAAATATGACAGTCTGTCTTTGAATTTCAGGGAATTCATTATCTGCCATACTAGATGGAGAAGGACGGCTAACGTTTCTAAATAGGGGAGAAGATTATGTAATGACAATGCCATATGCCCATTGTAAAGGTAGTGTTCTTTTTCATTCTCTAGCTGGCAAAGttatgagaaaataattttattattctaaATAGTTCATTTTTCTAAATAATATGCTGTGTTGAATTCAAGCCTGTCCTCTGGAGGAGAGTGTTCTGAACATTGGCAACATTGGAGGCTCTAGGTTTCCACATATTTTATCAGGAGAAAAATACACCTGTTGTTTAAGccatgatttaattttttacactggaaaagattttttttttcctaactagTAAGAAATAGTAAGAGCATATGTACATACATGATTATCTGTCACTACGTGACATTAATTTACTGTTTGAGTTGCCTTTTTTTAGAGCAGCTTTGAGCTTTTCCACTGTTTTCCTCTAGTAAACATGAAAGGCAACGTAGTATCTACACCACAGTGTGATTTGATTAAAAGTCACATGATTATAAATCATGAACATTTGCCCTTTGTTTCACTATGGGAAACAGGTCAGTGCTTTGTAAGTTTTCTGGAAGGTAATAGCACATAATAGGTTGCAGAATTGCTCACTTTTAAGCTGTAACTTAGTATTTTCTACCCATATACTCCAGAATTCCCTTTTAGAatacacagaatcacacaggAAAGGTCAtctgaaaatacaatttttcctCTGGCACAAGCATGTTTACCCTAGCAATTGTACCCAAGCAACttaggggttttgttttgttcagttaaaaacatttgttttagcTGGaggtttttgattttttctgttgcttttttttctcttgcaggaaTTCTTTATGGAACAATGACCTTGGAGCTTGGAGGAATAGTCAACATCACCTGTGAGAAAACTGGCTACAGTGCAACAATTGAATTCAAACTCAAGGTTAGTGAATGCTGTGAGTGGGCGCAAGAAGGAGAATGAACATAATGTCCACTCACATGAGCTAAACAAAGGTTTGTCAACTAATTCTAGATGGcttctgaaaaatgcatttgctaTCCTTGAGGTGGAAACTGATTTAAAgctgaaaaaacagttttcaagaAGTCTGCACATGGAGAAGGAAACTGTATTCAGTTGGAATTATAGGGCAAACATTAAAGTTGGGAGGCTGTGTTAACTGACAATTTGCCTTGTCAGTCCACAGGATACATGGGCAGCCTGTCAAAAGGCCAAAGAAAATCCCTGGcaattgttgttgttgtttctacaaaataaaatctctaGTAACAAATGGTCCTTGGCAAAGCTGTGAAATAAGTGTAGCAAATGACTGTGTCATTCGGGATATTGTCACTGTTTTCtgcattattttctgttttctttccacatATGTTACACAATACTTTTACTCAGAAAATCTTTTCAGAAGGAGGAAATAAGAAACTACTTACTCTGGTTTTACACTCCTTTAATAGGTAgaagataaaatattaaagatatCAGGGCTGTTTACAGCACATTTCacaaattcacatttttccttaaacaaaatataagcaaaaataaaatgttattaaaataaacatgaaaccatttccttttgttttgcagCCTTTTTTGGGTAACAATGACAGTGTTAACCAAATATCAGGGAGAATTAAGCTTGGCAAAGAAGTTCTGGCCTTATTAGAGGGTCACTGGGTAAGTAGTGAGTGATGTTCTTTTATAAATTCTGGCTGATGGTTGAGACAGGTGAAACTAGTTCTTAAATACAAAAAAGactcacatttaaaaaaaagttcagtACTGCTTTTGCAGAAAGTATTCAAGCAAGTATAGAATCAACATTGTTCTATTTGCAGCTCTTAAAAGGTGGAAAAGTGCACATTTAAGTAgtttgtgaagaaaatgaagtgttGCTTCACAATTAAGcttgtgaaatattttggtaTATGCATGAGTACTATTAAGAATTTTTATGGCACCAGAATGAAATTTTTAAGGTTGTTTCAGTTCTGGTGCAGTGGCATGGCATCACTCATTTTTGGATGTAGTAATGATTCCATTGCATCTCTGTTCCAAGCTAGAACCTAGCAAAGAGggcagaaatataattttaaagttGGCATATCTGATTATTCTTAACTGCATGCAttctaaagaaaataagttcttattacaaaaaaaaaaaggcttcttccttgcttttttgttgttttggcacttttggagataattacaatgAAGATACCAATCATATCTGTTACAGGACAGTGAAGTTATTATTAGTGACAAGAAGACAGGTGTTTCAGAGACATTCTGGAACCCAACATCTGATATGAAACAGCGTAGATTACATAGATACACTGTGAAGTTTGAGGAGCAAGATGACTTTGAGTCAGAGAAGTAAGTTCACTTTAGAACCATCTATTTATTTTACCAAAATAAAACTCATAATCTTCTCCAAATTAGAAGCAAATAATAATTACTTTCCCATGTTTGATGATACTAGCTTTTGATGATAAAAGTAACATTGTTAAATATAAgatcattatttattattattattattatttatatatttgtatatatttattattattataataccTTATAATCAGGAAATCTcgatataaatgtatataaaacATCTATTAAAAGGGTAATATGGGTAATTTGGAAGGTGGTCCATTTACTTAGCCTATAATTGAGGAAATTGTTTGCAATTCTTTCTGTGAGCCAAATTGTGACTCTGGTGACTCTGTATTTTGTTCATTTGTCAGGCTTTGGCAACAAGTGacaaaagcaataaataataaagaccAAACAGAAGCTACTCAGGAGAAGTATATTCTGGAAGAAGCTCAGAGAAAGAGTGCCAAAGAGAGGAAACTTAAGGGTGAAGAGTGGACATGCAAGCTGTTCGATCAGGATTCAGTCACAGGAGAGTGGCACTACAAATATGCTGAGTGAGTCCTGGAGTGCTTGGTAATGTTGCTGAGCCTCTTTCTGTGGTTTCTGCAACAAAAGAACTAATTCATATAGCTTATTTACATGTAGCCGTGTAGCCTTGCTATGTTATAGATTTTTTGGGGgcttgggaatttggggtgcattgtcctcccttctttccccctAGACTGACCAGAACATCTACATAGATTTTCCCAAACTGGAAAATGTGATACATATAGGCATACCAGCTGGAAATCAGAAAATCTAGTGTCTGAAAATCAGAGAAGCCTGTGCTTAGCTGGATTGAGCCATTTAATTTGCTATATATTAGAATAATTCTTAGAATAGCAGGTTGACAGCAATAATTAACGCTGGGATCAGGTAGCTCTGCCTGTCAAATATGCCCTGGACAAGAGTGTCTGTGAATGTCTTCGTGTAATGCTGTGGGTCAGAAGCTGAAGATGTAGCTGTGTCCCTGACTCCTGGAAGGATGCATTCTGTGTCCTCACCAATGTTTCAAAAGTCAACTTGAAGCTGAGCCCTTCACTAGTGATGGTTTTCACAGAGCACCCATGCtctgctgaggtttttttttcagtacccAGCTTGCTTCTGTATTGTAGGGTTTGTAAAGTAAAATAGCCAAAGATGATACACACAAAGTTAAGTAACTTTGAACCTGTGGATGCTGGAAGCATGTTTCCATGGCTAAA is drawn from Poecile atricapillus isolate bPoeAtr1 chromosome W, bPoeAtr1.hap1, whole genome shotgun sequence and contains these coding sequences:
- the LOC131591585 gene encoding oxysterol-binding protein-related protein 8-like isoform X4 is translated as MNQHQGREAYFTPTKELLQPCLSPGTTHSQGFDKGKDDVSQSKDDSAYSMSKSKSESKLFNGSEKDISQSSSKLTKKESLKVQKKNYREEKKRATKELLSTITDPSVIVMADWLKIRGTLKSWTKLWCVLKPGVLLLYKTPKNDQWVGTVLLNVCELIERPSKKDGFCFKLFHPLEQTIWATKGPKGEAVGAITLPLPTSYLIVRAASESDGRCWMDALELALKCSGLLKRTMIREGKEHDLNSSADSTHVSFYGLIRANNLHSGENLPLNDSEMERHHFKDQDTYSDKSDKENDHDHEESDNDGLGKSEESDSDTSERQDDSYVDPEPIDIKETIYLEQNHEELGEAGEAAQTEEVSEENKSLIWTLLKQVRPGMDLSKVVLPTFILEPRSFLDKLSDYYYHADFLSEAALEENAYNRMKKVVKWYLSGFYKKPKGLKKPYNPILGEFFRCMWIHPRTNSKTFYIAEQVSHHPPVSAFYVSNRKDGFCLSGSILAKSKFYGNSLSAILDGEGRLTFLNRGEDYVMTMPYAHCKGILYGTMTLELGGIVNITCEKTGYSATIEFKLKPFLGNNDSVNQISGRIKLGKEVLALLEGHWDSEVIISDKKTGVSETFWNPTSDMKQRRLHRYTVKFEEQDDFESEKLWQQVTKAINNKDQTEATQEKYILEEAQRKSAKERKLKGEEWTCKLFDQDSVTGEWHYKYADTRPWDPLNDMIQFEKDGTIQTKVRHRTPMVTVPKIKRKPASQKKGECGFSSPEPDNQDSSGSEAQLLKHNTRIRKKGTDLGELQGAIESIKDTQEDIKREIMALRNRVTSHSSPWDYHSLQFKHYVFIVLMVLLQLIINFLFK
- the LOC131591585 gene encoding oxysterol-binding protein-related protein 8-like isoform X5, translated to MSHRSESKLFNGSEKDISQSSSKLTKKESLKVQKKNYREEKKRATKELLSTITDPSVIVMADWLKIRGTLKSWTKLWCVLKPGVLLLYKTPKNDQWVGTVLLNVCELIERPSKKDGFCFKLFHPLEQTIWATKGPKGEAVGAITLPLPTSYLIVRAASESDGRCWMDALELALKCSGLLKRTMIREGKEHDLNSSADSTHVSFYGLIRANNLHSGENLPLNDSEMERHHFKDQDTYSDKSDKENDHDHEESDNDGLGKSEESDSDTSERQDDSYVDPEPIDIKETIYLEQNHEELGEAGEAAQTEEVSEENKSLIWTLLKQVRPGMDLSKVVLPTFILEPRSFLDKLSDYYYHADFLSEAALEENAYNRMKKVVKWYLSGFYKKPKGLKKPYNPILGEFFRCMWIHPRTNSKTFYIAEQVSHHPPVSAFYVSNRKDGFCLSGSILAKSKFYGNSLSAILDGEGRLTFLNRGEDYVMTMPYAHCKGILYGTMTLELGGIVNITCEKTGYSATIEFKLKPFLGNNDSVNQISGRIKLGKEVLALLEGHWDSEVIISDKKTGVSETFWNPTSDMKQRRLHRYTVKFEEQDDFESEKLWQQVTKAINNKDQTEATQEKYILEEAQRKSAKERKLKGEEWTCKLFDQDSVTGEWHYKYADTRPWDPLNDMIQFEKDGTIQTKVRHRTPMVTVPKIKRKPASQKKGECGFSSPEPDNQDSSGSEAQLLKHNTRIRKKGTDLGELQGAIESIKDTQEDIKREIMALRNRVTSHSSPWDYHSLQFKHYVFIVLMVLLQLIINFLFK
- the LOC131591585 gene encoding oxysterol-binding protein-related protein 8-like isoform X3, with protein sequence MVTNSDELPVTPGRMNQHQGREAYFTPTKELLQPCLSPGTTHSQGFDKGKDDVSQSKDDSAYSMSKSKSESKLFNGSEKDISQSSSKLTKKESLKVQKKNYREEKKRATKELLSTITDPSVIVMADWLKIRGTLKSWTKLWCVLKPGVLLLYKTPKNDQWVGTVLLNVCELIERPSKKDGFCFKLFHPLEQTIWATKGPKGEAVGAITLPLPTSYLIVRAASESDGRCWMDALELALKCSGLLKRTMIREGKEHDLNSSADSTHVSFYGLIRANNLHSGENLPLNDSEMERHHFKDQDTYSDKSDKENDHDHEESDNDGLGKSEESDSDTSERQDDSYVDPEPIDIKETIYLEQNHEELGEAGEAAQTEEVSEENKSLIWTLLKQVRPGMDLSKVVLPTFILEPRSFLDKLSDYYYHADFLSEAALEENAYNRMKKVVKWYLSGFYKKPKGLKKPYNPILGEFFRCMWIHPRTNSKTFYIAEQVSHHPPVSAFYVSNRKDGFCLSGSILAKSKFYGNSLSAILDGEGRLTFLNRGEDYVMTMPYAHCKGILYGTMTLELGGIVNITCEKTGYSATIEFKLKPFLGNNDSVNQISGRIKLGKEVLALLEGHWDSEVIISDKKTGVSETFWNPTSDMKQRRLHRYTVKFEEQDDFESEKLWQQVTKAINNKDQTEATQEKYILEEAQRKSAKERKLKGEEWTCKLFDQDSVTGEWHYKYADTRPWDPLNDMIQFEKDGTIQTKVRHRTPMVTVPKIKRKPASQKKGECGFSSPEPDNQDSSGSEAQLLKHNTRIRKKGTDLGELQGAIESIKDTQEDIKREIMALRNRVTSHSSPWDYHSLQFKHYVFIVLMVLLQLIINFLFK